The Manihot esculenta cultivar AM560-2 chromosome 1, M.esculenta_v8, whole genome shotgun sequence genome has a window encoding:
- the LOC110629951 gene encoding ribosome biogenesis protein NSA2 homolog, with the protein MPQGDYIELHRKRHGYRLDHFERKRKKEAREVHKRSERAQKALGIKGKMIAKKNYAEKALMKKTLAMHEESSSRRKVDDEVHEGAIPAYLLDRENTTRAKIMSNTIKQKRKEKAGKWEVPLPKVRPVAEDEMFKVIRSGKRKTKQWKRMVTKVTFVGPGFTRKPPKYERFIRPSGLRFTKAHVTHPELKCTFNLEIIGVKKNPNGPMYTSLGVMTKGTIIEVNVSELGLVTPAGKVVWGKYAQVTNNPENDGCVNAVLLV; encoded by the exons ATG CCACAAGGAGATTATATAGAGCTACACAGGAAGAGGCATGGCTACCGCCTTGACCACTTCGAGCGCAAGCGCAAGAAGGAGGCTCGTGAAGTCCACAAGCGCTCCGAGAGGGCCCAGAAA GCATTGGGTATCAAGGGTAAGATGATTGCTAAGAAAAACTATGCTGAGAAGGCCCTCATGAAGAAAAC ATTGGCCATGCATGAGGAGTCATCATCTAGGCGCAAGGTGGATGATGAAGTTCATGAAGGAGCTATTCCTGCCTATCTGCTGGATCGCGAAAACACAACACGAGCAAAG ATCATGAGCAACACTATAaagcaaaagaggaaagagaaGGCTGGGAAATGGGAAGTCCCTCTACCTAAG GTGAGGCCTGTTGCAGAAGATGAAATGTTTAAAGTGATTCGATCTGGCAAGCGGAAGA CCAAGCAGTGGAAGAGAATGGTTACCAAAGTCACATTTGTAGGACCGGGTTTTACAAGAAAGCCTCCCAAGTATGAGCGATTTATCCGCCCTTCGGGATTGCGTTTTACGAAGGCTCATGTGACACACCCTGAGCTCAAATGCACCTTTAACCTTGAGATCATTGGAGTGAAGAAAAATCCTAATGGTCCAATGTATACATCTCTTGGTGTTATGACCAAAGGAACCATCATTGAG GTGAATGTAAGTGAATTAGGTCTCGTCACGCCAGCTGGGAAAGTTGTATGGG GGAAATATGCTCAAGTAACAAATAATCCGGAGAACGATGGTTGTGTAAATGCAGTTCTTCTTGTCTAG
- the LOC110620315 gene encoding cytochrome P450 CYP749A22 yields MASEMGKLEVIFYVSSCGVCLFFLSFLINFFRKVWWIPIHTQSMMRSQGIQGPAYRFYHGNTTEIINAATHHVFSNPNELSHHNVFSTVLPHISSWVKLYGMNYLSWHGPRAHMVVTEPDLVKEIFNNKDGAFPKVELDEYFKKLVGDGIATTRGEKWYTLRKLSNHAFHAECLKGMIPAMIASVETMLERWKCREDKEIEAFQEFKVLTSDVISRTAFGSSYLEGQHIFDMLTQMAVIITRNKYKVRIPAVSNLVKTADDVESDKLEQGIRNSIVNMMKRREDAAIMSQSSDSFGSDFLGLLLKAHHDDDDPDSRISAEDVIDECKTFYVAGHETTASSITWTIFLLALHTDWQHEARKEVLEFFGCQNPTPDGLVRLKIMNMIINEALRLYPPVVIVPRQVLKQVSLGKLKLPENMVIEIPVLAIHHNSQLWGEDAHLFNPKRFAEGVAKATNNNVAAYLPFGLGPRTCVGSNFAVTETKIALSMILQRYQFTLSPTYVHSPVPLITMCPQHGLQIMLQPLHLG; encoded by the exons ATGGCCAGTGAAATGGGAAAGCTTGAGGTGATCTTTTATGTATCAAGCTGTGGTGTGTGTTTGTTCTTTCTATCATTTCTGATCAACTTCTTTAGAAAAGTATGGTGGATTCCAATTCATACACAATCCATGATGAGATCACAAGGAATCCAAGGCCCTGCTTACAGATTCTACCATGGAAACACCACAGAGATCATCAATGCAGCAACTCATCATGTCTTCAGTAATCCCAACGAATTATCTCATCACAATGTATTCTCCACTGTTCTGCCTCACATTTCTTCATGGGTCAAGCTTTATG GTATGAATTACCTCAGTTGGCATGGTCCTCGAGCTCACATGGTGGTCACAGAACCTGACCTGGTTAAAGAGATATTCAACAATAAAGATGGAGCTTTCCCCAAAGTAGAACTCGACGAGTACTTTAAGAAGCTCGTCGGAGATGGAATTGCGACCACCAGGGGAGAAAAATGGTATACACTTCGTAAACTCTCCAACCATGCTTTTCATGCAGAGTGCTTGAAG GGAATGATTCCTGCGATGATTGCAAGCGTGGAGACGAtgctagaaagatggaaatGTCGTGAAGACAAGGAGATTGAAGCATTCCAAGAATTTAAGGTTTTAACATCAGACGTAATTTCCAGGACAGCTTTTGGAAGCAGCTACTTGGAAGGACAGCACATATTTGATATGCTCACACAAATGGCTGTCATCATTACCAGAAACAAGTATAAAGTTCGAATTCCTGCAGTTAG CAACCTTGTTAAAACAGCAGATGATGTTGAATCAGACAAGCTAGAACAAGGGATAAGAAATTCTATTGTAAACATGATGAAGAGAAGAGAGGATGCAGCAATTATGAGCCAATCATCAGATTCATTTGGAAGTGATTTTCTTGGATTACTGTTAAAGGCACATCATGATGATGATGATCCTGATAGCAGAATATCAGCTGAAGATGTGATTGATGAGTGCAAGACCTTTTATGTTGCTGGACATGAAACAACTGCGAGCTCAATCACCTGGACTATTTTTCTTCTAGCTCTTCACACAGATTGGCAACATGAAGCCAGAAAGGAGGTTCTTGAATTTTTCGGCTGCCAAAATCCAACCCCAGATGGTCTCGTAAGATTGAAGATC ATGAACATGATTATCAATGAAGCTCTGCGTCTATATCCTCCAGTTGTTATTGTCCCAAGGCAAGTCTTGAAACAAGTCAGCTTGGGAAAATTAAAGCTTCCTGAAAATATGGTAATTGAAATTCCAGTTCTAGCAATCCACCACAATTCTCAACTTTGGGGAGAAGATGCTCATCTTTTCaatccaaagagatttgcagaAGGTGTGGCTAAAGCTACCAACAACAATGTAGCTGCCTATCTTCCATTTGGCTTGGGACCCAGAACCTGTGTCGGCTCTAACTTTGCAGTTACAGAGACAAAGATTGCACTGTCAATGATTCTGCAACGTTATCAGTTTACTCTTTCACCAACTTATGTTCACTCACCTGTTCCTCTTATCACTATGTGTCCACAACATGGGCTACAAATCATGCTCCAGCCTTTGCACCTTGGGTGA